The DNA segment CCGAGGTCTGATTCCATTATCCTTTGAAAACGCGCTCGCGGTGATATTTGAGAAACTGCGGGTGTGGGCGATCTTCGGCCCGTGAAGGTAGTCGTAGCTGCCTCTCCGGGTCCAACAGCCGTATCACTGTGTCCGGCACCGACCGGCCGGCGGTGAGCACTGTGTAATTGTCATCGATCGAGATCAAGCCGCGATCAAACATCCAGTGAACGGTGCCCGAGAGCGCGATGCCGTTGCGCACGCTGTCCGGCCCTTGGTCTGCCACGGGGCGAATATGCACCGCTTGAACCTCTGATCGCCCACCGCCGTTGATGATCTTCAGGCCGGTGACCGCGCAGGTATCTTGATAGGCCGTCTTAATCGCAACGGCGAACGCCCGATCGCGAAACGGCCGTTGCGAGATGGTCATTACCATGTCGCGAACTTGGATCTCGGGCTCGAATGGGACCTGGGCTGCTTCGCCGAAACCGGCAATCGTCAGCGGCTCCTCGGCGGCATCCGGTGAAGGGCGCGGACGCTCTTCGCGACCGAGCACATGCGCGAAACCGGCTTGGAGGATGAGATCGTACTCATGGTCCGGAAGGTTGCGCACGGCACGCCCGAACGCGCCCTTGTTGGTCGACCCATCCTCTTTCTTCAGGGCGGCCTCGTAGTAGAAATCGACCTCCTTGAAAGGCACGGGTCGGTCGAATTCGAGATAGTCGGCCACCAGCGCGTAGAAGTGGTCGGGCCGGCTCGGATCGGGGATGATGTTGGTAATGCGCGCCGTAGCGAAATATGCCTGCCGGCCTCCTATACTGGTCAAGTCGCTGCTTCGGCGTCGGGGCTCGTAATAGAGAATCCAATCACCGACTGCCGCTTCAACCTGGCGCAGATAGGTACGGGGGAAGTGATACCGCTCTTCTGGTAGGTCATCATACGTGGAATCGATCTTGGTGATCAGAACCGCTTTCGTCATGTGCCGACAATGCCCCTTTCCATCAACCTGCTTTTCCTTATGCCGCGAAACAGCGCGCCTGAACATACCGCTGCTTGAGGGCGCCCCGATGCATCAGGCCCTATCCGCCGGCGCTTCACTGAATACCAGAAGCGGCCCTGCAACTTGGCACCTGCAGCGACATATGTGATAAATATTCTGCAGATATCTTGACCATATGATATGGAAACAGCATACATTGCAGGACAACACTAAATTTTCGGCAGGGAGCGAATGGCCGATACCGATAAGAAGCACGCGAAATTCCGCGAGCTTGCAGAGAAGCGGACGAATAAGGCGCTTGAGGCAATTCGCTTGATCGGCAACCTCTCCAACCGGCAGACTTACAGTTACGAAGATGCCGAGGTTCGAAAGATCGTAAAGGCGCTCCGGGATGCCGTAGCCGAAGTTGAGACGCGGTTTGGCAGGTCGTCAAGCCGTGGAGGCGGCGAATTCAAGCTGTGAGGCGGGGTGAAATGTAATGCATATCAAGCAAATTACGCCGATCACTATTCGGGACATCGACTTCACGGTCGCACGCCAGATCGAGCAGTGCCCCAAAACGATGATGCTTCGCGAACTGGTTATGAATGCCATTGAGGCCGCTGCGAAGGCGCCAGAGGGGCGGCGCATTATCGAGCTGAAGGGCAAATCGGTCCCCGAATGCGGCGATGCTCGTAAGCTTACCATCTGGAACACCGGCCCGGGCATGAGCAGTGCCGAGCTTGACCATATCTGCGATCTCGCCGCTTCGCTTGGCAAAGACATGGCGCTCGAAGGAAATTTTGGCATGGGCGCGAAGGTGGCTTCACTGCCCTCCAATACGCTGGGAATGCGTTATCGTTCTTGCCATGATGGCATTGTGAGCCAAGTCATATTCGGGAAACGCGAAGGTATTTACGGAAAGGTGTGGGTTCCGGTCGAAGACTCCTTTGAGGAAGTAGTCGACGTAACGGAGATGGTTCGCGAGGAAGCGGAATATCAACTCGATGAGGACTGGACCGAGGTTGTTCTTTTCGGCAACGATCCCGATCAGGACACCGTGGCCGATCCTTATGATAGCGATCCGAAGCAAGATCGTCAGTGGATTACCACCTATCTATACCATCGCTTTTATAAACTGCCCGAGGGGGCTGAGATCTACCTGCATGAAGGGACCCATCCTCGCGACGGGCGGCGACAGTTCAAACCGATCCCGGAGCGGTCAGACGCCTTTGGCCGTGTCGAGACGGTTGATGTCGGGGAGGGCGTCAAGGTCCACTACTACTATGATCCACCGTATCAAGATGGTGGGCACAACAAGTCGATTTCCGGGTCGCTTACCTCCTCTGTCAGCACTGCGGCGGTCGTATTTCGGGGTGAGATGTACGACGTCCGGAAAGGTAGAAAATGGGCTGCTGACGCACCTGCGTTTGGCATTCCGTTTGGCGCTCGACACATCTCCATCCATGTGGAGATACCGGACAGGTTTCCTGTCCGTCACGAGCCATATCGGCGTTTCGTGCAGCTTGCGGCCGGCGATCAACGGCAGGTAATGGTCGACGACTTCGCGGAGATCGTTTTCCGGCACCGGCCCGAGTGGTTGATTGAGATCATAAATTTGCTTGCGCCTAAGGCTTCCGCGTCCACCGATGATCTCCGCAAGGAGTTGCAGGAGCTGCTGAACCAGCTTCGGGTGAAGGTACAGAGTCCCCGCCTCACGATGGATGGTATCGAGTCCGTTGAAGAAGGCGGCGCGCGTGGTGCGACTATCGGCCACGTAAACGGTTCGGGTGGCGGTGAACGCGGTTCGGTTCGTCCCACCGATCTCATCTTCAACCCTTCCGGAGCAAAGCGGGCCAACATCTCCAAGAACCTCGAAGTGGCACCGGAGATAATCCCGCTCCGCGACGAGAATGAGGTTGCTGACAAGGGCATCGCCGGCAAGGCCGCACGCTATGTTCGCGAGACGAACCAGTTGTTCGTCAACCTTACGTATTCCGCAGTGGAGGCGGCGCAGGAGCATTTGGAATTGCGCTATGCAACATATGAAGATCCGGAGATGGTGCGAGAACTCGCACGTCAGTGGTCGGAGCGTCTCATCATGGGGCGCGTGGGCTACGCGGTCATCTATGCGCAGGCCAAGCAGTTGATCCGAGAATGGACCCCCGATGATGTGAAGAAGGCGTTGGAACCCGAAAGCCTAAGCTTGGCGGCCGATGGATGGAGAGATGCCGTAGGTAACGTCTATCGCAGCATGAGTAAGCGATTTGGTGCTGCTAAAGGAGCCACTGACGCCGACATGGAGTTGGAGGCGACCAGTTCGGAGCTGATCTGATCTCCGAGGTCATCAAGCAAGAAGCGCGCCTGAACATCGCCAGACGCGCCTTGTATTCCGGATAGCGGCTACGTTTAGCTCTTCGCGGCGAACAGCGCCCGCGCCTCCTTCTCGCCCGCCGATCCCTTCATCCACTGCCACGGCGTACGCGGCTTGTGCATCTTCGCGAGTTCCGGGTTCTTCTTAGCGTCGCGTGCGGCAGCACGCAGGCGCTCGCGGGCTTCGCGCGGATCGACCTTCAGCTCGGCGCAGAGCTGCTTCAGTGTCACGAGTTCCGGAGTCTTGTCGGTCATTGATCGTCTCCCTTTCAGGTTGCAGACGATCTTTCTATTAAGATGACCGATGCGGGCGTGTCAGGGAAAATCCCAGGTCATTTTCGGCGAATTGCGATGACGGCTTCGGCTTGGGCTACAGCGGCTTGAAGGTCATCGTCGGTCATCACGGCTGCAGCAGCGTTGAGGCGCTCGACCAGGACAGCCCGCTTGCTCTTGTCCCGCTCTTCGGCATCGAGGCTAAGCAACAGGTTTGGCGTCGAGTTCAGGACTTCGGCAATCTTTAAGAGCATGGCCAAGTCGGGCTCGTTCCGCCCGCTCACATAATGCGCGTAGCGGCGTTCGCTTAGTCCCACACGGCGGGCCACTTCGGCATTGGACAGGCCAAGCTCTTGGGCGCGCCGCCTCAAATTGGCGGCGAATATCTCCATGCGGAACAAAATGTTCCTGACAGCCTGACCGCGTCTATGTAGGATATGTTCCATCATCACTGAACATTCCCTGGGGTCTCGCAATGCAGGTAATTCTTGATTTCTTCCGATCCCATCCCGCCATTCCGGTCTTTACCGTGCTCATCGGCGGTGTTGCCATCTGGCATGTGTGGGACTTTCGCCTTCGGCCCCTGTTCATCCCGAAGGCCGAGATCAACGCCGTTGTGGACGAACTGATCGCGAAGTACGGCCCGCGTGCCGAGGAAATGGCCTATGCCGAGGAGGATCGAGCATGGCGCTACTCCGACACCTACGAGCAGGGGAGGTGGCGGCGTGTTCGGCGTGAGCTGTGGCGACGGTATCGTGCCAGAGAATGGGAATAGCATCTGCATTCAACCGAACCGGCAGATGGACATCGGCGCACATGGCCGCGTTGGAATGAGAACCGGACCAGCCACGGTTGGCAATGGCGAGCCTCTCGTAGGTGTGACGCGATTTCGACCCGTTCGAGCGCGACAACCTCAAACCCCTCGCCAGCGGGCGCCCATGGCCGAGTATGAGCCGGCAACCAGAACAAGCAGAACGCCAAAAGCGCGTGCGCGCACGTTGCATGAGCCAGGAGCGCGATTGCGTACCGGTGCCGAGGTCATATGCCGGTAGCGGCAAACATGCGCCTCACGGGGCGATTTTGAGGGATTTCGACACCCGACCGTCACCCACGGAGCAACGCGCTCGTGCCGCCCGGATCGGAGGCGTTGATTTCGTTGCCGTTTCACGCATGCCAGCTACGCTGACACGTTGATCAATCATCAGCGTGTCGGTGACAAGCGGTCCAATGCCTCACGGATTTCCTGCTGTCTCACCTCCTTGAAGGCCCTTGCAGTGGGCAAGTAGATGGTCCTGACGTCCGCCGGCTGAGTCAGCGTGATCACCCTGCTATGTACGCTGAACGTGATGGCATGCAGAAGTTTCGAAACAGGCCGGATGTCGCGCTCGTACACACGCTCTTCCATTTCAAATTTGTTGTGCGCGCCTTCTTCAATGGAGTCCTGATGCAGCTCCAGCCGGTAATTGTATCGAAGAGCCTCTCGTTCGAAGACAAAGACGGTCGCTAAACCGTCGTCGTCGGTTTTCGGCAAGCCGGCAAAATGTGCGGCCCATTCCGGTGAACGAGTAAATGAAATCGATGGGTCACCGCTCGATGGAACCAGCAAGGTGTCCGTTCGGACGATGAGGCTTCCGAGGGAGGTTCCGTGAAAGAGGACGCTCTTTCCTCGTGCGACCTGCCGGAGATGCGCGGCAAGCTTTCTTTCCCCGCCGTCAAAGAGAAAGGGCTTGTTGTGCGGGCTTTCAATCTCTTCCTGCTCCCCTGACATCCTGCTCTCCTGATCTTGGCGGGGCAGACCAGAGTAGCGACAGGCGAAGCCGGTGTCCGGGTATCATTCCAAACGGGCTGAGCAGGTTTGAAGCGGCCAGAGAGGTGCCTTCCTTTTTCTACCAATTGCGTAAAGTGGCATTGGCGACTTCATACCCTTTTACGTATAATCTGCTTTTATACGCTCAACCGTATTGAGACGCCATATACGCTACAGCGGATATTGACAAATTATACGCTTTCGCGCATACAATGGCGAAACTGTCTGAGGTTTCGTCATGGACCAGATTGCCCGCACCCCCAAGCAGATCGGTGACACTATCCGCCGCCACCGCCGCAAGCTCGGCCTGAACCAGGCTACCTTGGGCGAGCGCACGAAGCTGCGCCAGGCGACGATCTCGGCGGTCGAGGCGGGCGCGCCGGGTACCCAGCTCAGCACCTTGTGCGACATCCTGGCGGCGCTCGACCTGGAGTTCGTCATCCGCCCGCGCTCGAAGGCGACGCCCGATGAGATCGAGGATATCTTTTGATGGCCCGACCGCGCCGGCATGTGCCGCTCAATGTCTTCCTCAACAGCCGCCTGGTCGGCCGCTTGAACCGGCAATCGACCGGTGCCATCGATTTTCAGTATGACCCCTCATGGCTGGTATGGGAGCACGCGCTGCCCGTCTCGCTGTCCCTGCCGCTTCGCGAGGAACGCTATATCGGCGCGCCCGTTATCGCCGTATTCGACAACCTGTTGCCGGACAGCGAGGCCATACGCCGACGTGTGGCGGAGCGCGTGCATGCCGAAGGAGTGGATGCTTACAGCCTGCTCAGCGCCATTGGCCACGACTGCGTCGGGGCGCTCCAGTTCCTGCCCGATGGCGAGGAGCCGGGCGCGGCCGGTGCTGTGAACGGTAAGCCGGTGGATGAGGACGAGATTGTCCATATCCTCGGCAACCTCGCATCAGCCCCGCTCGGCCTTGGCGAGGACGAGGACTTCCGCATTTCAATTGCCGGGGCACAGGAAAAGACGGCGTTGCTGCTCCGGAACGGACGCTGGCACAAGCCGACCGGCACGACGGCGACGACACATATCCTGAAGCCTCAGATCGGACGGCTGCCGAACGGGATCGACCTCTCATACAGCGTCGAGAATGAATATCTGTGCCTGAAGCTCATGGCGGCTTTGGGCATTCCGAGCGCCGGAGTCGACATCGCGGAGTTCGGCGGCAAGCGGGTGCTGGTCGTCGAGCGTTTCGATCGGCGGTGGACGCGCGACGGACGTCTTCTGCGCCTGCCGCAAGAGGACTGCTGCCAAGCGCTTTCGGTGCCGCCCACGCTCAAATATGAGGCTGAGGGCGGGCCGGGCATTGCCGCCATACTGAACCTGCTGACGGGCAGCGACACACCGGATGACGACCGGGCCATGTTCCTCAGGGCGCTGGTGACATTTTGGCTTCTCGGCGCGACGGACGGCCACGCCAAGAACTTCAGCGTTTTTCTATATCCCGGCCAGCATTTCCACCTCGCGCCCCTCTATGACGTGATTTCCGCCCAGCCCAGCGCGGACGCAGGACAGCTCAAGCGCAATCAGATGAAGCTCGCAATGGCCGTTGGCGATAGCCGGCATTATGTGGTCGAGACAGTCATGCCACGCCATTTTCTCCAGACGGCGGCCAAGGCCGGCATCGGCGCCTCGGTCGTCGAGCGTGTATTCGAGGACATCCGGACACGCGCGCCAGCCGCAATCAAGGAGGTCAAGCAAACGCTCCCAGCCGGTTTCCCCGAGGAGATTGCCGCGTCGATCTTCGGCGGCTTTGAGCAGCGGCTAGGGCGGCTGGCCACGCGATGAGGATCGACAACGGTTAATTCAGGTCGGCCCCGGATGGGCCTTTTTTTAACGGCGACTGCCGGGAATTTGGTCCCCTAGCTTCCGGGCCTTGATCCGGGCGTGAATGCGATCGATCGATATAACAATTCGCGTACATACATTTTTATATCGATTATTCCTCCGACTCCGAGCTCCCGCGTATCCACTTGGCCTGCTTGCCCTTACCGATCTGCACGATCTGGCCGGACTTGGCGAGGTCGGCACGCACCATATTTAGCGTTGCCTCAGACGCGATCGAGCGCGCTTCTGCGGCGAGCTGCACCGCCTTCCATTTAGTCGGCTCGTCAGAGAGGTACTCCAGGACGAATTCTTCGGCCGCCTGCCGCTCGCTGCTCGGACGGCCAACCGCATTCTTCTGCACCCGGCAGACATCGTAGTGATCAGCATCGCTGAAGGCGAACGGGCGAAGCACCGGTACGTCGTCACGACCACCGCCGATCTTTTCGAAGACGATCGTCTTGCCCTTCTCGCTCTGGTTCGCTTTCCCGTGGGCAAGAGCGACCCGTCCAGGATCGTCAGGGTCGGGTCCGAAGAACAGTGCTGACCGGATACTGGCGGCAAAGCCGATGGAGCCGACGATGCGATAAAGCGGGTTCTCGGTGCTCTGCTTGTTGAGGTGGGCGAGCCCGACAATCGCAGAGCCCGTCGCTTCGGCCATCTCGGTCAAAAGGGCCATGAATTCCCCGACCTCGTTTTGCCGATGCATGTCACGCCCACCGCCCATATAGGCGGACAGCGTGTCGACCATGACGAGATCGGGGCGCCATTCCTCCATATGCTCGGAGAGCAATTCCAGCCGGTCGTTGGTGAGGGCGCGGAACTTGTACATCTGATGGAGATTGTCGAGATCGACACCGGCCTTTACCAGCCGGTTCAGCACGACGCGCTGCCAGTTGTCCTCGGCGGCAAGCACCAGGACGCGATTGCCGGTAGGGCGCTCCTTGGAAAGCGGCCATGGTTGTCCGCTTGTCACGGTTGCCAGAAGCAGAGCCGTCAAAAGTGACTTGCCCGCGCCTGGATCGCCGGCGATCAGCGTCATGCCGTAGCGCGGGATATAGGGATACCAGAGCCATTCCATCGGAAGTGGCTCACGTTGCACCGGCGGTCCAAACAACTCCTGGCGGGTCTCGCCATAGCGCGTGCTGCTGCCGATCAGGCTGCGAAGTTCGCGTTCCGACAACGGCTTCTCACAGGCGGTTGCGTTCGCCACCTTCAGCATGTCGAAGATGACCTTCTCGTCATCGATCCGTCTTCGAATCGCGCAGGCCGTTCGGAACAAGACATCATTTCTCTCGCCAACCTTGAGGGCGTGGCGTGGGCCTCCGCGCTTTCCCGTCCTGCCGGCGGCTTCTGTCTTTGAGGCGCGCAGATCCACGAGCCCCTCCGGTACAGGCACGGCTTCCTTAACCCGTGAAGGCACCCATCGATAGCGATCGCCGCTTTCGTGGAGGCTCGGCGGAAGCATGACGTAGCGGTTCGAGCCGGTGAGCACGTCGACCTGATCGCCCTTAAACGCTCCATCGTCCAGGGCTCCGAGATAATGCCGGTGCCTCCCCCGCTTGGTCCTTACTTCAATGGTCTTAGGGAGTCTGAGGGCATCGACAGCAGCTTTTCCCTTTGGGCCGTCGACATCAACCACCGTGCGACCTTCAAGTGTCGTGGCGATGTTCGCGTTCGGGTATTGTCGAAAACCCCTTCGGATCAGGGCTAGGTCGGTCGTGGCGCTGTTGGCGCCGTTCGGAAAGAACTCGGCGATCGGGTGTTTGCCTGCGTGA comes from the Rhodoligotrophos defluvii genome and includes:
- a CDS encoding helix-turn-helix domain-containing protein gives rise to the protein MMEHILHRRGQAVRNILFRMEIFAANLRRRAQELGLSNAEVARRVGLSERRYAHYVSGRNEPDLAMLLKIAEVLNSTPNLLLSLDAEERDKSKRAVLVERLNAAAAVMTDDDLQAAVAQAEAVIAIRRK
- a CDS encoding type II toxin-antitoxin system HipA family toxin, with translation MARPRRHVPLNVFLNSRLVGRLNRQSTGAIDFQYDPSWLVWEHALPVSLSLPLREERYIGAPVIAVFDNLLPDSEAIRRRVAERVHAEGVDAYSLLSAIGHDCVGALQFLPDGEEPGAAGAVNGKPVDEDEIVHILGNLASAPLGLGEDEDFRISIAGAQEKTALLLRNGRWHKPTGTTATTHILKPQIGRLPNGIDLSYSVENEYLCLKLMAALGIPSAGVDIAEFGGKRVLVVERFDRRWTRDGRLLRLPQEDCCQALSVPPTLKYEAEGGPGIAAILNLLTGSDTPDDDRAMFLRALVTFWLLGATDGHAKNFSVFLYPGQHFHLAPLYDVISAQPSADAGQLKRNQMKLAMAVGDSRHYVVETVMPRHFLQTAAKAGIGASVVERVFEDIRTRAPAAIKEVKQTLPAGFPEEIAASIFGGFEQRLGRLATR
- a CDS encoding ATP-binding protein → MHIKQITPITIRDIDFTVARQIEQCPKTMMLRELVMNAIEAAAKAPEGRRIIELKGKSVPECGDARKLTIWNTGPGMSSAELDHICDLAASLGKDMALEGNFGMGAKVASLPSNTLGMRYRSCHDGIVSQVIFGKREGIYGKVWVPVEDSFEEVVDVTEMVREEAEYQLDEDWTEVVLFGNDPDQDTVADPYDSDPKQDRQWITTYLYHRFYKLPEGAEIYLHEGTHPRDGRRQFKPIPERSDAFGRVETVDVGEGVKVHYYYDPPYQDGGHNKSISGSLTSSVSTAAVVFRGEMYDVRKGRKWAADAPAFGIPFGARHISIHVEIPDRFPVRHEPYRRFVQLAAGDQRQVMVDDFAEIVFRHRPEWLIEIINLLAPKASASTDDLRKELQELLNQLRVKVQSPRLTMDGIESVEEGGARGATIGHVNGSGGGERGSVRPTDLIFNPSGAKRANISKNLEVAPEIIPLRDENEVADKGIAGKAARYVRETNQLFVNLTYSAVEAAQEHLELRYATYEDPEMVRELARQWSERLIMGRVGYAVIYAQAKQLIREWTPDDVKKALEPESLSLAADGWRDAVGNVYRSMSKRFGAAKGATDADMELEATSSELI
- a CDS encoding helix-turn-helix domain-containing protein, with product MDQIARTPKQIGDTIRRHRRKLGLNQATLGERTKLRQATISAVEAGAPGTQLSTLCDILAALDLEFVIRPRSKATPDEIEDIF
- a CDS encoding HNH endonuclease, with the translated sequence MTKAVLITKIDSTYDDLPEERYHFPRTYLRQVEAAVGDWILYYEPRRRSSDLTSIGGRQAYFATARITNIIPDPSRPDHFYALVADYLEFDRPVPFKEVDFYYEAALKKEDGSTNKGAFGRAVRNLPDHEYDLILQAGFAHVLGREERPRPSPDAAEEPLTIAGFGEAAQVPFEPEIQVRDMVMTISQRPFRDRAFAVAIKTAYQDTCAVTGLKIINGGGRSEVQAVHIRPVADQGPDSVRNGIALSGTVHWMFDRGLISIDDNYTVLTAGRSVPDTVIRLLDPERQLRLPSRAEDRPHPQFLKYHRERVFKG
- a CDS encoding AAA family ATPase, whose product is MRTAFRVTDGMRSEKPSVAARAYLKAGFQLLLTHGIDANGRCTCGNRDCPHAGKHPIAEFFPNGANSATTDLALIRRGFRQYPNANIATTLEGRTVVDVDGPKGKAAVDALRLPKTIEVRTKRGRHRHYLGALDDGAFKGDQVDVLTGSNRYVMLPPSLHESGDRYRWVPSRVKEAVPVPEGLVDLRASKTEAAGRTGKRGGPRHALKVGERNDVLFRTACAIRRRIDDEKVIFDMLKVANATACEKPLSERELRSLIGSSTRYGETRQELFGPPVQREPLPMEWLWYPYIPRYGMTLIAGDPGAGKSLLTALLLATVTSGQPWPLSKERPTGNRVLVLAAEDNWQRVVLNRLVKAGVDLDNLHQMYKFRALTNDRLELLSEHMEEWRPDLVMVDTLSAYMGGGRDMHRQNEVGEFMALLTEMAEATGSAIVGLAHLNKQSTENPLYRIVGSIGFAASIRSALFFGPDPDDPGRVALAHGKANQSEKGKTIVFEKIGGGRDDVPVLRPFAFSDADHYDVCRVQKNAVGRPSSERQAAEEFVLEYLSDEPTKWKAVQLAAEARSIASEATLNMVRADLAKSGQIVQIGKGKQAKWIRGSSESEE